One stretch of Thermococcus sp. M36 DNA includes these proteins:
- a CDS encoding nucleotidyltransferase has translation MSIEAAKESLLRRIMEFYGDNLLSVIFYGAHLRGELNEIDVLVIIDEPYDPVKLNRVADFIENIKEPVEREFGYFVAFELYVREEAENFHSSFMDVVKAYEVAYDRDNYFQNLVRDMLNPERTIEYVKYISTIEYISLDEEESGGR, from the coding sequence ATGAGCATAGAAGCGGCAAAGGAGAGTCTCCTCAGGAGGATAATGGAGTTCTATGGGGACAACCTGCTCTCGGTCATATTCTACGGTGCCCACCTCAGGGGGGAGCTCAATGAAATCGACGTGCTCGTTATAATAGACGAGCCATACGACCCGGTCAAGCTCAACAGGGTCGCGGACTTCATCGAGAACATAAAAGAGCCGGTTGAGAGGGAGTTTGGGTACTTCGTCGCCTTCGAGCTTTACGTCCGTGAGGAGGCGGAGAACTTTCATTCATCATTTATGGACGTGGTGAAAGCGTACGAGGTCGCCTATGACAGGGACAACTACTTCCAGAACCTGGTTCGGGACATGCTCAATCCAGAGAGGACAATAGAGTACGTCAAGTACATAAGCACGATAGAGTACATATCCCTCGACGAGGAGGAAAGTGGTGGCCGATGA
- a CDS encoding hydrogenase 3 maturation endopeptidase HyCI, whose amino-acid sequence MELSDLLKNAERVVICGIGNDARGDDAFGVIVAERLKKLVKNPNVLVLNCGEVPESYTGKIVEFKPDLVVFVDAVDFGGEHGELVAADPEGTLGDAVSTHSLPLRVLVGYLKSRTGAGFVLIGCQPKVLGLFQAPSEVIVERAEVLAESLAELLNGM is encoded by the coding sequence ATGGAACTCTCTGACCTCCTCAAAAACGCCGAAAGGGTGGTAATCTGCGGCATAGGGAACGATGCCCGGGGGGACGATGCCTTCGGAGTAATCGTCGCAGAGAGGCTGAAAAAACTCGTAAAAAACCCGAACGTCCTCGTCCTGAACTGCGGAGAGGTTCCGGAAAGCTACACTGGAAAGATAGTGGAGTTCAAACCCGACCTGGTGGTCTTCGTGGATGCCGTTGACTTCGGCGGTGAGCACGGCGAGCTGGTAGCGGCCGACCCGGAGGGGACGCTGGGAGATGCCGTCTCAACGCACAGCCTGCCGCTGAGGGTGCTCGTGGGATACCTGAAGTCCAGAACGGGTGCAGGGTTTGTCCTCATAGGCTGTCAGCCAAAGGTTCTGGGCCTTTTCCAGGCACCGAGCGAAGTCATCGTGGAAAGGGCGGAGGTCTTGGCGGAGTCTCTAGCAGAGCTCCTCAACGGGATGTGA
- a CDS encoding MnhB domain-containing protein, producing MTYAVLSAGLLGTGSEVRPLGEFYLVNSYFGDYSAKSPEVVTSILWDYRGVDTLFETAVFFLAIIGSLTVFRLTKEQEEEVKRPERPPTEMTSIVRDVTRVIVVMILAVSASIALHGHLTPGGGFQGGSALAVAPLLIIAAYSKYALEKSGFDKTRALILRSVGLLGIALVAVIPLLYGGYVMQNQPVFPAELGGQPLGGSLIYYNLFEFLAVGAGFTAVFLLLAIPEEKFKKLLGVDE from the coding sequence ATGACCTATGCCGTCCTCTCTGCGGGGCTCCTTGGAACGGGTTCTGAGGTCAGGCCCCTGGGGGAGTTCTACCTTGTCAACAGCTACTTCGGGGACTACTCTGCGAAGAGCCCGGAGGTGGTGACTTCGATTCTCTGGGACTACCGTGGCGTTGACACGCTCTTCGAGACCGCAGTGTTCTTCCTCGCGATAATAGGCAGCCTGACCGTCTTCAGGCTCACGAAGGAGCAAGAGGAGGAAGTCAAGAGGCCCGAAAGGCCCCCCACCGAAATGACCTCCATAGTCAGGGACGTGACAAGGGTCATAGTTGTGATGATCCTCGCGGTCTCGGCGTCCATAGCGCTCCATGGCCACCTGACCCCTGGAGGCGGGTTCCAGGGCGGTTCAGCCCTCGCGGTTGCCCCGCTCCTGATAATAGCCGCCTATTCAAAGTACGCCCTTGAAAAGAGCGGGTTTGACAAGACGAGGGCACTTATACTCCGTTCAGTCGGTCTTCTGGGAATAGCCCTGGTTGCGGTGATCCCGCTCCTCTACGGCGGATACGTAATGCAGAACCAGCCAGTTTTTCCGGCCGAGCTTGGAGGCCAGCCCCTCGGCGGTTCGCTGATTTACTACAACCTGTTCGAGTTCCTCGCCGTGGGTGCCGGATTTACCGCAGTCTTCCTCCTGCTGGCCATTCCTGAGGAGAAGTTCAAGAAGCTCCTGGGGGTGGACGAATGA
- a CDS encoding monovalent cation/H+ antiporter complex subunit F: MSLESQFMLLMKFVIPIYLLAFVLYAVRAFKGPTIADIILAVDCLSFDVAAFMAILAVYFRSVYLVSGAMVLALWGYLLDIYVAKHIAEGEVGA; the protein is encoded by the coding sequence ATGAGCCTCGAATCCCAGTTCATGCTGCTCATGAAGTTTGTCATACCCATATACCTCTTGGCCTTCGTCCTTTACGCCGTCAGAGCATTCAAAGGCCCGACCATAGCCGACATAATCCTCGCCGTTGACTGCCTTTCCTTCGATGTTGCCGCTTTCATGGCCATCCTCGCGGTTTACTTCAGGAGCGTTTACCTCGTCAGCGGGGCGATGGTTCTCGCACTCTGGGGCTACCTGCTGGACATATACGTCGCCAAGCACATAGCCGAAGGGGAGGTGGGAGCGTGA
- a CDS encoding Na+/H+ antiporter subunit E produces MRGVLPTALMAFLTYIVFTGSLTSYDLATGAVVAVVVGLLMGPHTVRDDSKALNPIRWLWMAVYFLWYMLVAETKSHIDVIIRTLTGNYRPGIVRVPIDVSTDYARTLVANSITNTPGTVVVDMDERYVYVNWIDIATRDPEEARKEISADFEKFARKIFE; encoded by the coding sequence ATGAGGGGCGTACTTCCGACGGCACTCATGGCGTTCCTCACCTACATCGTGTTCACGGGTTCCCTCACCTCCTACGACCTGGCCACTGGAGCGGTAGTTGCGGTTGTGGTGGGCCTTTTGATGGGCCCTCACACCGTCAGGGACGACTCAAAGGCCCTGAACCCGATAAGGTGGCTGTGGATGGCCGTTTACTTCCTGTGGTACATGCTGGTGGCAGAGACCAAGAGCCACATTGACGTCATAATACGCACGCTGACCGGGAACTACCGGCCCGGCATAGTGAGGGTCCCCATTGACGTCAGCACGGACTACGCGAGAACCCTCGTGGCCAACTCAATAACCAACACCCCCGGGACGGTTGTGGTGGATATGGACGAGAGGTACGTCTACGTTAACTGGATAGACATCGCCACGAGGGATCCTGAGGAGGCAAGGAAAGAGATCTCAGCCGACTTTGAGAAGTTTGCGAGAAAAATCTTTGAGTGA
- the mnhG gene encoding monovalent cation/H(+) antiporter subunit G yields MSLLFYMGAFLIVIGALCDFFGALGLLRFPNFYVRLHAATVGIIGGAAVPLFGVALLALGADFLPHRYAIAGASFVTGIVVLIVSPAGSHALAYAAHKAGLVEWEPEVDHLEGVEGDG; encoded by the coding sequence GTGAGCCTACTGTTCTATATGGGGGCCTTTCTGATCGTCATAGGCGCACTGTGCGACTTCTTCGGGGCGCTGGGACTGCTGAGATTCCCCAACTTCTACGTTAGACTGCATGCCGCGACCGTGGGGATAATCGGCGGTGCAGCGGTGCCCCTCTTTGGAGTCGCCCTTCTGGCGCTTGGGGCGGACTTCCTTCCCCACAGGTACGCAATAGCCGGTGCAAGCTTCGTTACGGGGATAGTGGTTCTCATTGTTTCTCCCGCAGGAAGCCATGCGCTGGCCTACGCCGCCCATAAGGCCGGACTCGTGGAGTGGGAGCCGGAAGTGGATCACTTGGAGGGGGTGGAGGGGGATGGTTGA
- a CDS encoding hydrogenase subunit MbhD domain-containing protein, with protein MVELHLVILVLALMLGFVASYLAVTERDLLKAVGFSSVQAIAYAIVFYILMAPDIVLAYVAIAVGIYSALLVFAISKTERYEVV; from the coding sequence ATGGTTGAGCTCCACCTCGTTATCCTGGTGCTTGCACTGATGCTCGGCTTCGTTGCCAGCTACCTTGCGGTGACTGAGAGGGACCTGCTGAAGGCGGTGGGGTTCTCGTCGGTTCAGGCGATAGCTTACGCTATAGTCTTCTACATCCTGATGGCCCCGGACATAGTGCTGGCCTACGTTGCCATAGCGGTCGGCATATACTCCGCCCTCCTGGTTTTTGCCATCAGCAAGACCGAGAGGTACGAGGTGGTGTGA
- a CDS encoding proton-conducting transporter membrane subunit: MDAVGLTPIIPLLFAFALPLTSILIKGNRRVVQAYALLGTGLTLISSFALFQRAYSSDSPLIYTFGKWVAPVGIIYEVDRLGALMALVTAFLMFVIAVYSYRYLEGESGLEWYYTLYLGLEAGLLGVVLTGDAFNLFVMIEVTSIASYALVAFYRGRRDAVHAALKYAFIGAIGTTMYFLALGILYGAFGTVNFADLSAKIHDIPFPVSGNPVGEVVLASGIVLALATWAFLIKAAIFPNHFWLPEAHPAAPSPISAVLSGLVVNVGIYSLMRFLYTVYGGELVPGLERVVGGVAAVLVALGAVSALFGALMMNAQRDVKKLIAYSTIMHMGYLAMVVGAGTQLALQAAIFHMVNHAIAKALLFLAAGAFIHAAGSRDIGDLTGLGRRMPVATFGLSVATLSLVGIPPLNVFFSKVLLFDALMERSLALAMVIVLSSVIALVAYMRVLYRIWLGKPREDITAGEHASMAFVLLLLSAAVVLMGLAAPLLLQHYVDPAAAQMMDYGGYIKAAVEYASAFFS, from the coding sequence ATGGACGCGGTAGGGCTGACTCCAATCATACCCCTGCTCTTTGCCTTTGCCCTCCCCCTGACGTCGATACTGATAAAGGGGAACAGGAGGGTCGTCCAGGCCTATGCCCTCCTGGGCACGGGGCTCACCCTGATAAGCTCGTTCGCGTTATTCCAGAGAGCGTACTCCTCAGACAGCCCCCTGATTTACACCTTCGGCAAGTGGGTCGCCCCCGTCGGCATAATCTATGAGGTGGACAGGCTTGGGGCACTGATGGCACTGGTAACGGCCTTCCTGATGTTCGTCATAGCCGTGTACAGCTACAGGTACCTTGAGGGCGAAAGTGGGCTGGAGTGGTACTACACGCTCTACCTCGGCCTTGAGGCCGGCCTGCTCGGGGTTGTACTCACGGGCGACGCCTTCAACCTCTTTGTCATGATAGAGGTTACCAGCATAGCCTCCTACGCGCTGGTCGCGTTCTATAGGGGCAGGCGGGACGCGGTTCATGCGGCACTAAAGTACGCTTTCATAGGCGCCATCGGCACGACGATGTACTTCCTGGCCCTCGGAATCCTCTACGGGGCATTTGGAACCGTCAACTTTGCCGACCTGAGCGCAAAGATCCATGATATTCCCTTCCCCGTGAGCGGGAACCCTGTCGGAGAGGTTGTTCTTGCCTCCGGAATAGTGCTGGCCCTTGCCACGTGGGCGTTCCTCATTAAGGCTGCCATCTTCCCCAACCACTTCTGGCTTCCGGAGGCCCACCCCGCAGCTCCAAGCCCCATCTCCGCTGTCCTGTCGGGCCTCGTGGTTAACGTCGGCATATACTCACTCATGAGGTTCCTGTACACCGTCTATGGCGGTGAGCTTGTGCCGGGCCTTGAGAGGGTCGTCGGCGGAGTGGCGGCCGTTCTAGTGGCGCTCGGTGCGGTTTCGGCGCTTTTCGGGGCCCTCATGATGAACGCCCAGAGGGACGTCAAGAAGCTGATAGCGTATTCAACGATAATGCACATGGGCTACCTAGCGATGGTCGTTGGTGCCGGAACCCAGCTGGCCCTGCAGGCGGCGATATTCCACATGGTCAACCACGCCATTGCCAAGGCCCTGCTCTTCCTCGCTGCTGGCGCCTTCATTCACGCAGCCGGCTCAAGGGACATCGGGGACTTAACGGGCCTCGGAAGGAGGATGCCTGTGGCTACCTTTGGGCTCTCTGTGGCTACCCTAAGCCTCGTGGGGATCCCACCGCTCAACGTCTTCTTCAGCAAGGTTCTGCTGTTCGATGCACTGATGGAAAGGAGCCTGGCGCTTGCGATGGTCATTGTGCTCAGTTCGGTGATAGCGCTGGTGGCCTACATGAGGGTCCTTTACAGGATATGGCTTGGAAAGCCGAGGGAGGACATCACGGCGGGTGAGCACGCAAGCATGGCCTTTGTGCTGCTTCTCCTCTCTGCGGCCGTCGTGCTGATGGGCCTTGCCGCACCGCTCCTGCTCCAGCACTACGTTGATCCCGCCGCGGCGCAGATGATGGACTACGGGGGCTACATAAAGGCTGCCGTTGAGTATGCTTCCGCCTTCTTTTCCTGA
- a CDS encoding sodium:proton antiporter: protein MSVQEFLWAYMWAVLLLTLGVALYGVIARPNLLKKIIALTVLGDAVNVMVVLIGYRFTYPVAPPILPSLSRDALGAFLSSAVDPLPQALVITAVVIGMAVNMLLAILTVQLYRLYGTLDVREIARRGGGE, encoded by the coding sequence ATGAGCGTTCAGGAGTTCCTCTGGGCATACATGTGGGCAGTCCTCCTGCTGACGCTGGGCGTCGCGCTCTACGGAGTCATTGCCAGGCCGAACCTTCTGAAGAAGATAATAGCCCTCACGGTTCTCGGGGATGCCGTGAACGTTATGGTTGTCCTAATAGGCTACCGTTTCACCTACCCGGTAGCACCCCCGATACTGCCATCCCTATCGAGGGACGCCCTGGGAGCGTTCCTGAGTTCGGCAGTTGATCCGCTCCCGCAGGCCCTGGTGATAACGGCCGTCGTCATAGGTATGGCCGTCAACATGCTCCTGGCGATCCTGACGGTGCAGCTGTACCGCCTGTACGGGACCCTTGACGTCAGGGAGATAGCGAGAAGGGGTGGTGGTGAATGA
- the hypA gene encoding hydrogenase nickel incorporation protein HypA, translated as MHEWALADGIVRTALDYAQKEGATKLLAIRVVLGELQDVNAEIVEFAMKELLKGTIGEGAEIEFVEEEAVFKCRDCGHEWKLKEVKGSFDERIKEDIHFIPEVVHAFLACPKCGSRDFKVLKGRGVYISGIRVEKEGEA; from the coding sequence ATGCACGAGTGGGCACTGGCCGATGGTATAGTTAGGACTGCCCTCGATTATGCCCAGAAGGAGGGAGCGACAAAGCTCCTCGCAATAAGGGTCGTCCTTGGAGAGCTCCAAGATGTGAACGCGGAGATAGTCGAGTTCGCCATGAAAGAGCTCCTAAAGGGGACGATAGGAGAGGGGGCGGAGATAGAGTTCGTTGAGGAGGAGGCGGTCTTTAAGTGCCGCGACTGTGGACATGAATGGAAGCTGAAGGAAGTCAAAGGGAGCTTTGATGAGCGCATAAAGGAGGACATACACTTCATCCCCGAGGTAGTACACGCGTTTCTGGCCTGTCCGAAGTGCGGGAGCAGGGACTTTAAGGTCCTAAAAGGTAGAGGGGTCTATATCAGCGGCATAAGGGTAGAAAAGGAGGGGGAGGCATGA
- the mobA gene encoding molybdenum cofactor guanylyltransferase MobA: protein MIGVVLAGGRSRRFGGDKLLFRVNGAPLIQHAVERLSLAEGIDEVVVVASPENARALEELGYRVVVDRMLLGPISGVYTALGLGDVFIVAGDMPLIVPEFVDYIIARFKRNGRRICVPRWENGYLEPLHAVYPAEFRSVLEQRIGDGDYALNRAIRSTDACYIGLESVPEEWLVSLFNVNRKEDLKKPSRTFF, encoded by the coding sequence ATGATAGGGGTGGTGCTGGCCGGCGGCAGGAGCAGGCGCTTCGGCGGGGACAAGCTGCTCTTCAGGGTAAACGGGGCTCCCCTCATACAGCACGCTGTCGAGCGCCTCTCCCTTGCGGAGGGCATTGACGAGGTGGTGGTTGTTGCCTCCCCCGAAAACGCCCGTGCGCTGGAGGAGCTGGGCTACCGGGTGGTGGTTGACAGGATGCTCCTGGGCCCGATAAGCGGCGTCTACACGGCGCTGGGGCTGGGAGATGTCTTCATAGTCGCCGGCGACATGCCCCTAATAGTTCCTGAATTCGTTGATTACATAATCGCCCGGTTCAAAAGAAACGGGAGAAGAATATGCGTCCCAAGGTGGGAAAACGGCTACCTTGAACCGCTCCATGCGGTATATCCAGCTGAATTCCGGTCAGTGCTCGAACAAAGGATTGGAGACGGCGACTACGCCCTGAACAGGGCTATCCGGTCTACGGACGCCTGCTACATCGGCCTTGAGTCCGTTCCGGAGGAGTGGCTTGTCAGCCTCTTTAACGTCAACAGGAAGGAAGACCTGAAAAAGCCCAGCCGTACTTTCTTCTGA
- a CDS encoding NADH-quinone oxidoreductase subunit I has product MAQAISFTDRLKFWKRPEEDVKKAPVTTPYPFVDIEKPPEYRGIPHIDPNLCIGCGACVRACPPDALTIEWDFENGRKRIVFNAARCIRCHRCVEVCPTGAMQGTTRFEIATPNKEDLIEVVDHKLYKCPRCGRYEEFTERQIQKMFQILPKEVIDQHGIAERAFLCRECRMEESAKTLAVQGPYADSLLLSLYPRGSKVMGERR; this is encoded by the coding sequence ATGGCTCAGGCGATTTCATTCACCGACAGGCTCAAGTTCTGGAAGCGGCCCGAGGAGGACGTTAAGAAGGCCCCCGTCACGACTCCTTATCCTTTTGTTGATATCGAAAAGCCGCCGGAGTACAGGGGCATACCTCACATAGACCCCAACCTCTGCATTGGCTGTGGCGCCTGTGTTAGGGCCTGTCCACCGGACGCGCTCACGATAGAGTGGGACTTCGAGAACGGGAGGAAGAGAATCGTCTTCAACGCCGCGCGCTGCATAAGGTGCCACCGCTGCGTCGAGGTTTGTCCCACCGGTGCAATGCAGGGCACAACGAGGTTCGAGATAGCGACGCCGAACAAGGAGGACCTCATCGAGGTCGTCGACCACAAGCTCTACAAATGCCCGCGCTGTGGACGGTACGAGGAGTTCACCGAGAGGCAGATACAGAAGATGTTCCAGATTCTGCCGAAGGAAGTCATTGACCAGCACGGCATAGCCGAGAGGGCTTTTCTCTGCAGGGAGTGCAGGATGGAGGAGAGCGCCAAGACCTTGGCGGTTCAAGGGCCCTATGCGGATAGCCTTCTCCTTTCCCTCTATCCGAGAGGCTCAAAGGTGATGGGTGAGAGGAGATGA
- a CDS encoding ATP-binding protein, with protein sequence MVDPRVKGIEGRLEKVKRIIPVVSGKGGVGKSLVSTTLALVLAEKGYKVGLLDLDFHGASDHVILGFEPKEFPEEEYGVVPPTVHGIKFMSIVYYSEDRPTPMRGMEVSDALIELLAITRWDELDYLIIDMPPGLGDQFLDVLRFLKKGEFLVVATPSKLSINVVRKLLEVLRERDYTILGIVENLKLNEETEIEKLAGEFSVPYLAGIPLYRDLEAKVGNPEELLKTEFADRIREIAQKI encoded by the coding sequence ATCGTTGACCCGCGCGTCAAGGGCATCGAGGGAAGGCTTGAGAAGGTGAAGCGCATCATCCCCGTCGTCAGCGGGAAGGGCGGTGTAGGAAAGTCCCTTGTCTCCACCACGCTGGCCCTCGTCCTGGCCGAGAAGGGTTACAAGGTTGGACTGCTTGACCTCGACTTCCACGGTGCCAGCGACCACGTGATTCTGGGCTTTGAGCCGAAGGAGTTCCCAGAGGAGGAGTATGGGGTTGTTCCGCCCACAGTTCATGGAATAAAGTTCATGAGCATCGTCTACTATTCTGAGGACAGGCCGACGCCAATGAGGGGCATGGAGGTTAGCGACGCCCTCATCGAGCTCCTAGCCATAACCCGCTGGGACGAGCTGGATTACCTGATCATAGACATGCCTCCCGGCCTTGGCGACCAGTTCCTCGACGTGCTGAGGTTCCTCAAGAAGGGCGAGTTTCTGGTCGTTGCAACGCCGTCGAAGCTGTCAATCAACGTCGTGAGGAAGCTCCTCGAAGTTCTCAGGGAGAGGGACTACACCATCCTCGGAATCGTCGAAAACCTCAAGCTCAACGAGGAGACGGAGATAGAAAAGCTCGCGGGAGAGTTCAGCGTGCCATACCTCGCTGGAATCCCGCTTTACAGGGATCTGGAGGCAAAGGTCGGAAACCCAGAGGAGCTGCTGAAGACGGAGTTCGCGGACAGGATAAGGGAGATTGCTCAGAAGATCTGA
- a CDS encoding NADH-quinone oxidoreductase subunit C, whose product MECSVCAGGCRSAEVEDVLEDGHLKEFVEKFRRAIFECKKLTRNQYLFVVDREALPEMVLHWHNHPDLGEPHFSMGIGTDERSIAGKFAYAPVINVAVEPGNGKRNYWVILKAYLDEDNPEFPSIAAELPAALWAEREVYDLLGFNPKGHPDLRRLVLPEDWPEGVYPLRKDHDYKASPMDTPKCYYKPGPPDTMTVPIGPYHLALDEPAHFRIFVKGETVVDVDYRGFYSHRGIEKIGEGRLTYNQVLFIAERICGICGFQHSTSYAQAVENIAGVEIPERAMYIRTIMLEIERIHSHMLWAGVAAHLTGFDTGFMHAWRIREPVMWLAERLTGNRKTYGINIVGGVRRDFLDYRKEMIMEKIKELRRQVEEFIEIATGTATFVKRAEGVGILPYKVAKAYSVLGPNGRASGRNIDVRRDQPFAAYKDLDFKVPVYKEGDVLARFLIRMDEVFESIWIIEQAIDQMPGGDVFVPIGELPEYEEALGYSEAPRGEVVHYVMTDRKNKVYRWKVRAPTYNNLPAVPEMLKGYSVADAPLIIASIDPCYSCTERVQIVDVETGKAQTLNEQQFNMLSIQKGKEVA is encoded by the coding sequence ATGGAGTGCAGCGTGTGTGCAGGTGGATGCAGATCAGCTGAAGTTGAGGACGTCCTTGAGGATGGTCATCTAAAGGAATTCGTGGAGAAGTTTAGGAGGGCAATCTTCGAGTGCAAGAAGCTGACGAGGAACCAGTACCTGTTCGTCGTTGATAGGGAGGCACTTCCGGAGATGGTCCTCCACTGGCACAACCATCCGGATCTGGGGGAACCCCACTTTTCAATGGGAATCGGAACCGATGAGAGGAGCATCGCCGGAAAGTTCGCCTACGCTCCGGTGATAAACGTTGCCGTTGAGCCTGGAAACGGGAAGAGGAACTACTGGGTTATTCTGAAGGCCTACCTCGACGAGGACAACCCGGAGTTCCCCTCCATAGCTGCGGAGCTTCCAGCAGCCCTCTGGGCGGAGAGGGAAGTCTACGACCTGCTTGGCTTCAACCCCAAAGGCCACCCCGACCTGAGGAGGCTCGTCCTGCCGGAGGACTGGCCGGAGGGTGTTTACCCGCTCAGGAAGGACCATGACTACAAGGCCTCGCCGATGGATACGCCAAAGTGCTACTACAAGCCCGGGCCGCCCGACACGATGACGGTTCCGATTGGTCCGTACCACCTGGCGCTCGACGAGCCGGCCCACTTCAGGATATTCGTCAAGGGGGAAACGGTGGTTGACGTTGACTACCGCGGCTTCTACTCCCACAGGGGAATCGAGAAGATAGGCGAGGGGAGACTGACCTACAATCAGGTGCTCTTCATAGCCGAGAGGATATGTGGAATCTGTGGCTTCCAGCACTCGACGAGCTACGCCCAGGCGGTTGAAAACATAGCCGGCGTTGAAATCCCCGAGAGGGCCATGTACATAAGGACGATAATGCTGGAGATAGAAAGGATTCACTCCCACATGCTCTGGGCTGGTGTTGCGGCTCACCTGACGGGCTTTGACACGGGATTCATGCACGCCTGGCGCATCAGGGAGCCTGTCATGTGGCTCGCAGAGAGGCTCACAGGAAACAGGAAGACCTACGGAATCAACATCGTCGGAGGAGTTAGGAGGGACTTCCTCGACTACCGCAAGGAGATGATAATGGAGAAGATCAAGGAGCTCAGGAGGCAGGTCGAGGAGTTCATCGAGATAGCCACCGGTACGGCAACCTTCGTCAAGAGGGCCGAGGGGGTTGGAATTCTGCCGTACAAGGTGGCCAAGGCCTACTCAGTCCTTGGTCCGAACGGAAGGGCCAGCGGAAGGAACATTGACGTTAGGAGAGACCAGCCCTTCGCGGCCTACAAGGATCTGGACTTCAAGGTGCCGGTTTACAAGGAGGGCGACGTCTTGGCAAGGTTCCTCATCAGGATGGACGAGGTGTTCGAGAGCATATGGATAATTGAGCAGGCCATCGACCAAATGCCCGGAGGAGACGTCTTCGTGCCGATAGGGGAACTTCCGGAGTATGAAGAGGCCCTTGGCTACAGTGAAGCTCCAAGGGGTGAGGTCGTCCACTACGTCATGACTGACAGGAAGAACAAGGTCTATCGCTGGAAGGTCAGGGCGCCGACTTACAACAACCTGCCCGCCGTTCCAGAGATGCTCAAGGGCTACAGCGTCGCCGATGCTCCGCTCATCATAGCGAGCATAGATCCGTGCTACTCCTGTACGGAGAGGGTCCAGATAGTGGACGTTGAGACCGGAAAGGCCCAGACCCTGAACGAGCAGCAGTTCAACATGCTCTCAATACAGAAGGGCAAGGAGGTGGCCTGA
- a CDS encoding NADH-quinone oxidoreductase subunit B family protein, whose translation MSGLKSVWVFHVDSGSCNGCDIEILDVLTPYYDAERLGIKLVPSPRHADALLVSGPLTRQTYYAVKAAYEAMPPKPRIVVAIGTCASSGGIFYNGYPIYNPNPERGSDRLRTGGIEVLLAEYGKKPDMYIPGCPPSPEEILYGLAQLLGLKEKKMKGEYYYADEIEFVLPERPIEERIYLTLRESLRRVVGYFDREKVLEDFMALVEKAQESENPRERLHELVIGYFLREKDSRVKFAIRFLENEYWRLKDAYEKRHLALVKAGVR comes from the coding sequence ATGAGCGGGTTGAAGTCCGTTTGGGTCTTCCACGTTGACAGTGGAAGCTGCAACGGCTGCGACATAGAGATACTCGACGTGCTCACGCCCTACTACGACGCCGAGAGGCTCGGAATAAAGCTCGTGCCGAGTCCAAGACATGCCGATGCCCTCCTCGTTTCAGGCCCACTCACGAGGCAGACTTACTACGCTGTCAAAGCCGCCTACGAGGCGATGCCGCCGAAGCCGAGGATAGTTGTGGCCATAGGCACCTGCGCGTCCAGCGGGGGTATATTCTACAACGGTTACCCAATCTATAACCCGAACCCGGAGAGGGGAAGCGACAGGCTCAGGACGGGCGGAATAGAGGTTCTTTTGGCGGAGTACGGGAAAAAGCCCGACATGTACATCCCAGGATGCCCACCGAGTCCGGAGGAGATACTCTATGGACTGGCCCAGCTTCTCGGCCTGAAGGAGAAGAAGATGAAGGGCGAGTACTACTATGCAGACGAGATTGAGTTCGTTCTTCCAGAGAGACCGATTGAGGAGAGGATTTACCTGACGCTCAGAGAATCCCTGAGGCGTGTCGTGGGGTACTTCGACAGGGAGAAGGTTCTCGAGGACTTCATGGCCCTCGTGGAGAAGGCCCAGGAGAGCGAGAACCCGAGGGAGAGGCTCCACGAGCTGGTCATCGGCTACTTCCTGAGGGAGAAGGACTCCCGTGTGAAGTTCGCGATAAGGTTCCTCGAAAACGAGTACTGGAGGTTGAAGGATGCCTACGAAAAGAGGCACCTGGCACTTGTTAAAGCTGGTGTACGTTAA